TTGGAAGTTACTTTGGCAAAGCCCATTTTACCCAATTCTAAAACCACTTTTACACTAAATTTTGAGGGTCAGGTACCCGTTCAAATTCGTCGTTCGGGAAGAAATAATGTCGAAGGAATCGAATTGTCAATGACGCAATGGTATCCTAAAATTGCCGAATTTGATTTTGAAGGTTGGCACGCCGATCCGTATATCGCCAGAGAATTTCATGGTGTTTGGGGAAATTTCGATGTGCAAATTACTATCGACAAGAACTATATTTTAGGAGGTTCCGGGTATTTATTAAACAAAAACGAAATAGGTTACGGCTATCAGGATGAAGGAGTTGTTGTAACACTGCCAAAGAAAACAAAAACCTTGACTTGGCATTTTAATGCACCAATGGTTCATGATTTTGCTTGGGCTGCTGATAAAAATTACATTCATGATGTGGTAAAAGGGCCTAATGATGTTGACTTGCATTTTCTATACAAAAACGATTCAAAAATCATAGAAAACTGGAAAAAAGCCGAACCAAAAATCGTAGCTATAATGGCGCTTTTTAACAAAACTGTGGGTGATTATCCGTACAAACAATACTCTGTAATTCAGGGTGGCGACGGCGGAATGGAATATGCCATGTGTACTTTAATTTTGGGTCAAGGCGCCTTAGATGGTTTAGTCGGACTTATTGCACACGAAATGGGACATTCTTGGTTTCAACATATTTTGGCCTCAAACGAATCTAAACACGGATGGATGGACGAAGGTTTCACCTCTTATTTAGAAGATTTTGCCACCAATGAAATTGCAGAAAACAAAGTCGAAAACCCCTTTACCGGCGCGTACAAAGGGTATTTTTCTATGGTAAATTCCGGTAAGGAATTGCCTCAAGGCACCCATGCTGACCGTTTTGACGAAAACAGAGTTTACAGCATTACCTCTTACAGCAAAGGAGAAATTTTCTTGACACAATTAAGCTATTTGATTGGAAAAGAAAATCTGGATAAAACCTTAAGACGCTATTATCAGGAATTCAAATTCAAACACCCTACTCCAAACGATATCAAAAGAACGGCTGAGCGTGTTTCGGGAGCAGAATTAGATTGGTATCTAACAGATTGGACACTAACAACAAATACCATTGATTATGGTATCAAAGAAGTAAAAGAAAACGCAGGTCAAACCACCGTTGTTTTAGAAAGAATCGGCAGAATGCCAATGCCAATAGATGTATTGGTCGAATACACAGACGGTACAAAAGAGAGTTTTTATATTCCGTTGCGCATGATGAGTTTCGAAAAAGAAAATCCAAACCCT
This region of Flavobacterium lacustre genomic DNA includes:
- a CDS encoding M1 family metallopeptidase yields the protein MRKLLLLAFIALHSGSLFAQSTTYWQQHVDYKMEVAMDVKTYQYKGNQELVYTNNSPDTLKKVYYHLFNNAFQPGSEMDARIQSIKDPDSRMVNKVKVDGKEVKESRIKTLKPNEIGYLRISNFKQDGVVATAKEVGTILEVTLAKPILPNSKTTFTLNFEGQVPVQIRRSGRNNVEGIELSMTQWYPKIAEFDFEGWHADPYIAREFHGVWGNFDVQITIDKNYILGGSGYLLNKNEIGYGYQDEGVVVTLPKKTKTLTWHFNAPMVHDFAWAADKNYIHDVVKGPNDVDLHFLYKNDSKIIENWKKAEPKIVAIMALFNKTVGDYPYKQYSVIQGGDGGMEYAMCTLILGQGALDGLVGLIAHEMGHSWFQHILASNESKHGWMDEGFTSYLEDFATNEIAENKVENPFTGAYKGYFSMVNSGKELPQGTHADRFDENRVYSITSYSKGEIFLTQLSYLIGKENLDKTLRRYYQEFKFKHPTPNDIKRTAERVSGAELDWYLTDWTLTTNTIDYGIKEVKENAGQTTVVLERIGRMPMPIDVLVEYTDGTKESFYIPLRMMSFEKENPNPAVKRTVLNDWAWAYPTFEFAVSKPKTSIKKITIDPSGLMADVKPENNSFELK